The following are from one region of the Nicotiana tabacum cultivar K326 chromosome 3, ASM71507v2, whole genome shotgun sequence genome:
- the LOC107802376 gene encoding uncharacterized protein LOC107802376 isoform X2, with translation MENMSEEKGFKEICVSDHINGLQYASTKSDSFVVDMERFSHIIEKDINSNSRITRNLSRKGSFRSGERKTYSNAANEKDTNFTASSPRASLLGGGISTPEKPMASTIVGTTYQPTPQTHNQITIVAGHGGATATESKISGRRFSFRRTSSTSNWSIDPRRILLFFATLSSMGTILLIYFTLSIAKLNGEDSALNG, from the exons ATG GAGAATATGAGTGAAGAAAAGGGGTTTAAGGAAATTTGTGTTTCTGATCATATAAATGGATTGCAGTACGCAAGCACAAAATCAGATAGCTTTGTTGTGGACATGGAACGTTTTTCTCATATCATAGAGAAAGATATAAATTCCAATTCAAGAATTACT AGAAACCTTTCAAGGAAAGGATCATTTCGAAGCGGCGAGAGGAAAACATATTCAAATGCTGCCAATGAGAAAGACACTAATTTCACGGCAAGTTCCCCTAGAG CTTCATTGCTAGGAGGAGGTATTAGCACGCCAGAAAAGCCCATGGCATCGACTATTGTGGGAACTACTTATCAACCTACCCCACAAACCCATAATCAGATCACTATAGTGGCCGGCCATGGCGGCGCCACCGCCACCGAAAGCAAGATTAGTGGGAGGAGATTCAGTTTCCGACGCACTTCTTCCACTTCTAATTGGTCCATTGATCCTAGGAGGATCCTTCTCTTCTTTGCTACCTT GTCAAGTATGGGAACAATACTATTGATCTATTTTACATTATCCATAGCCAAGCTCAATGGAGAAGACAGTGCTCTTAATGGATGA
- the LOC107802376 gene encoding uncharacterized protein LOC107802376 isoform X1, whose product MENMSEEKGFKEICVSDHINGLQYASTKSDSFVVDMERFSHIIEKDINSNSRITLQRNLSRKGSFRSGERKTYSNAANEKDTNFTASSPRASLLGGGISTPEKPMASTIVGTTYQPTPQTHNQITIVAGHGGATATESKISGRRFSFRRTSSTSNWSIDPRRILLFFATLSSMGTILLIYFTLSIAKLNGEDSALNG is encoded by the exons ATG GAGAATATGAGTGAAGAAAAGGGGTTTAAGGAAATTTGTGTTTCTGATCATATAAATGGATTGCAGTACGCAAGCACAAAATCAGATAGCTTTGTTGTGGACATGGAACGTTTTTCTCATATCATAGAGAAAGATATAAATTCCAATTCAAGAATTACT TTGCAGAGAAACCTTTCAAGGAAAGGATCATTTCGAAGCGGCGAGAGGAAAACATATTCAAATGCTGCCAATGAGAAAGACACTAATTTCACGGCAAGTTCCCCTAGAG CTTCATTGCTAGGAGGAGGTATTAGCACGCCAGAAAAGCCCATGGCATCGACTATTGTGGGAACTACTTATCAACCTACCCCACAAACCCATAATCAGATCACTATAGTGGCCGGCCATGGCGGCGCCACCGCCACCGAAAGCAAGATTAGTGGGAGGAGATTCAGTTTCCGACGCACTTCTTCCACTTCTAATTGGTCCATTGATCCTAGGAGGATCCTTCTCTTCTTTGCTACCTT GTCAAGTATGGGAACAATACTATTGATCTATTTTACATTATCCATAGCCAAGCTCAATGGAGAAGACAGTGCTCTTAATGGATGA